The Sesamum indicum cultivar Zhongzhi No. 13 linkage group LG2, S_indicum_v1.0, whole genome shotgun sequence genome contains a region encoding:
- the LOC105155897 gene encoding uncharacterized protein LOC105155897, with product MGVDVILRPFFEVLMRSKNRVLLGKLKSCVFDELVKLGKEILLKKRMGVDYDEKDGDGNRKLSIGLHEGFLKLENELESPGIEIAIPEHSDVVGGADDDDEVPQLIPVEYNTGNCTAELGSQEGANDVHENEDRSDDRSLKKQKEVEKGVDRDDKKAKKKKKNKLKRKDEKGASDLNTKSFTARGNSLIDDPESDGSAAALNGSVISNLQKQFVKVATEAGSYSGEDLDSSDTPLISVKANRMLTNKRKKAKTADMVESGNMDTDGAEMLKLLPLQRIRRRKPQNPLPRESLRLPPSLTPRGSALQKWGPPGPIIETQSVKKKMKPKKKAKKRLSGATSMMLLRKRIQTQSVLLQTNWKEAVVFCGITATKVFVELVYI from the exons ATGGGGGTTGATGTTATTTTGAGGCCTTTTTTCGAGGTCCTGATGAGGAGTAAGAATAGGGTATTGTTAGGGAAGTTGAAGAGTTGTGTGTTTGATGAATTGGTGAAGCTGGGGAAGGAAATCTTGCTGAAGAAGAGGATGGGAGTGGATTATGATGAAAAGGATGGTGAT GGCAACAGGAAACTGTCTATAGGGTTGCATGAGGGGTTTCTGAAGTTGGAGAATGAGTTGGAATCTCCTGGCATTGAAATTGCCATACCTGAACACAGTGATGTTGTTGGTGgtgctgatgatgatgatgaggtgCCTCAGTTAATCCCCGTCGAGTATAATACTGGTAACTGTACTGCAGAATTGGGGTCACAAGAAGGGGCCAATGATGTACATGAAAATGAGGATAGGTCTGATGATAGAAGCTTGAAGAAGCAAAAAGAAGTGGAGAAAGGGGTTGATAGAGATGATAAGAAGgctaaaaagaagaagaagaataaactGAAGAGAAAGGATGAGAAAGGGGCTTCAGATCTCAACACCAAGTCTTTTACTGCTCGTGGTAATAGTCTGATTGATGACCCGGAAAGTGATGGAAGTGCAGCGGCTTTAAATGGATCGGTGATATCCAATCTTCAGAAACAATTTGTGAAAGTTGCTACTGAAGCTGGTTCATACAGTGGCGAAGATCTAGATTCCTCTGATACTCCCTTAATATCAGTGAAAGCTAATAGAATGCTTACTAATAAGAGGAAGAAAGCGAAAACTGCAGATATGGTGGAGTCTGGCAACATGGACACAGATGGTGCTGAGATGTTAAAGTTGCTGCCACTTCAAAGAATAAGGAGAAGA AAGCCACAGAACCCTTTGCCTCGTGAAAGTTTGAGATTGCCGCCATCTCTTACTCCGAGGGGTAGTGCACTGCAAAAGTGGGGGCCTCCAGGTCCTATTATAGAAACACAATCTgtcaagaaaaagatgaagccgaaaaagaaagcaaagaaGAGATTGAGCGGTGCCACATCTATGATGCTATTGCGGAAAAGAATACAAACTCAATCTGTGCTACTTCAG
- the LOC105155704 gene encoding protein ROOT PRIMORDIUM DEFECTIVE 1 → MPRPQLNSNYRIFMRNDFVHDYCTRLSYVQCRWMTSSKRVQDRSKSKRVHDLEIAAEKHKVISKIQYLFEVLKGEPENIIPLRNLDQHRKQINLPKPHKISDFLRKSPKLFELYKDLRGVVWCGLTEQAEKLVKEEEEIIEKYGEKAAENVTRMLMMAVDKRLPLDKIAHFRRDLGLPMNFRKQWVHNYPENFRVVQPFKPYDEGEYLELVSWKSSWAITELEKTVLSLKQEQIVSEHVPGLLKLAFPLKFPSSYKKVYRYGGKIEHFQKREYLSPYADARGLKAGSLEFDKRAVAVMHELLSFTIEKRLVTDYLTHFRREFVMPQKLMRLLLKHFGIFYVSERGKRFSVFLNEAYDGSELIVKHPLVVWKEKVRNLIGYRGKKKKIESFDDLSDMEDKTLLGSDSEDDHVQLELGQDETMHSLESTSTTDGSEMEIEEVCRAYNN, encoded by the coding sequence ATGCCCCGGCCTCAACTAAATTCAAACTATAGAATTTTCATGAGGAACGATTTTGTTCATGACTATTGTACACGATTATCATACGTCCAATGCCGATGGATGACCTCCAGCAAAAGGGTTCAAGACCGCAGCAAGAGCAAGCGCGTGCACGACCTTGAAATCGCTGCGGAGAAACATAAGGTAATCTCCAAAATCCAGTATTTGTTCGAAGTTCTCAAAGGGGAGCCGGAGAACATCATCCCTTTAAGAAATCTTGACCAACACCGTAAGCAAATCAATCTCCCCAAGCCCCATAAAATCTCAGATTTCCTCCGGAAGTCGCCTAAGCTTTTTGAGCTATATAAGGACCTTAGGGGCGTGGTTTGGTGTGGGTTGACAGAACAAGCTGAGAAATTGGTGAAAGAGGAGgaggaaattattgaaaaatatggtgAGAAAGCTGCTGAAAATGTCACTAGGATGTTGATGATGGCTGTAGATAAGCGGTTACCACTTGATAAGATTGCACATTTTAGGCGGGACTTAGGCTTGCCAATGAATTTTAGGAAGCAATGGGTTCACAATTATCCAGAAAACTTTCGGGTGGTTCAGCCATTTAAGCCTTATGATGAGGGGGAGTACTTGGAGCTTGTTTCTTGGAAGTCTAGTTGGGCAATCACAGAATTGGAAAAGACAGTATTGAGTTTAAAGCAAGAGCAGATTGTTAGTGAGCATGTCCCTGGACTGCTTAAATTGGCTTTTCCATTGAAGTTCCCCTCTAGTTATAAGAAGGTTTATAGATATGGTGGAAAAATCGAGCATTTTCAGAAGAGGGAGTATTTATCTCCTTATGCTGATGCTAGGGGTTTAAAAGCTGGGTCCCTTGAGTTTGATAAGAGGGCTGTTGCAGTGATGCATGAGTTGCTTAGCTTCACAATCGAGAAAAGATTGGTGACTGATTATTTAACACATTTTAGAAGAGAGTTTGTCATGCCACAGAAGCTAATGAGGCTTTTGTTAAAGCACTTCGGAATATTCTATGTTTCTGAGAGGGGAAAGAGGTTTAGTGTGTTTCTGAATGAGGCTTATGATGGTTCAGAGTTAATTGTGAAGCATCCTTTGGTTGTCTGGAAGGAAAAGGTCAGGAATCTTATTGGTTATAgggggaagaagaagaagattgaGAGTTTTGATGATCTCTCGGACATGGAGGATAAGACTTTGCTTGGAAGTGATTCTGAAGATGACCATGTTCAACTGGAACTTGGGCAAGATGAGACAATGCATTCTTTAGAGAGTACTTCAACTACAGATGGTTCTGAAATGGAAATTGAGGAGGTTTGCAGGGCATACAATAACTGA